In Spirosoma pollinicola, the genomic window ATGCTCGTTGGGTAATTCGTCAGGCTTCGTGTTTTTGTTGCCGCTCAATACCCTGATGATCGACTCACGAACGTAATCTTTAAACGTAAACTTCGGTGAATTGAACTGCCCGTCGGCCTGAGCGGGTTTGTCAATGGCTTCACGAGCGCGGTCATCTATAAGCGGAAGAAGCTCATACCGATTTCGCAAAATCATGGGCATCTTTCCCCGCAGCTTATGCATCTCAAAAAGCCGGTCGGCCCGAATGGCAAACAAACATTTTACGAGTGGCTGTTTGCTCCAGGCCATCATCTCGGGCGTTCGATCGTCGAAGTCGGTTTTCAGCAGCCATTGCATGATACGAAATGGCGACTGGTCGTTCATCAACTCGGCCAGTTGATCTATGAAGTCATTCTGTTGCTGCTGATCATACAGGAATAATTCTTCGAACTGGTCGAACATGAACACAGGAATAGCGCCATTCGGAAAGGGATGCGTTTTCACTTCCTCCCATAGTTGAGGGATTGGCGCCGTATTGAAATCGTTGTGGCAGTCGGGTTCCGTTTGGCCCTGCCAGGCGGTTTTGAACTCGCCATGTAGCTGAGTTAACACAATGTTGAGCAACACATTGTCTGACAGGGTTGCTTGCTGATCTACGGCGCTGTCATCGTCGGTTCGATTTTTTTGTTTTTGAAGGCGAACCGGAATTATTTGGTAATGTAATGGCCTGAGTTTAGGAGCAAGTCCGGCATTGAGTAATGAGCTTTTGCCCAACCCCGATTTGGCGAACAATACGGTAATCTGTTCGGCTCTTACCAGGTCTAATAAGTCGTCAATTTCTTTTTTTCGCCCAAAAAATAGATTTTGCTCATTACCCGTGAATGAGCGAAGTCCTGGATATCGATCTTGTAATACATCTACTTTGGACGTGTCCATGCAGGTGGTTTTTTATACGTAGTAATTCACTTTCCGCCCAACTCTCGATACTTTTCCAATACCTGCCCGATAAATTTTGCCAGATCATTCGTAATGAAATAGAATTTAAATTCTTCTTCAAAAAAATCCTGATTTGCCGGTATAACAATCATGTTTTCGGGAAAAATTGAAAACCCGCGTCCTTCCTGTCGGCTAAGGCCAAAAACCGTGCTGAATAAAATTTTTACATACCACTGCTCAATATCAAAGCCAAGAAATAAATAGTATTTCTGGTCATCGAATTCCGCCTTTATTTTTTTGTCGATGGCTGGACGTTCCCGAAGTACTTTGTCCATAAATTTAAGCAACCGACTTTCAGACAGCATCAAAGAGCCTGGGGCATCAAATGAGCCTAATAGGTTATAAAACAATGTTTTAGGCTGATCTTCGGCCAGGTCAGACTGCTCATTGTAATTCATAATGGGCTGGGCCTCACTGGAAAGATTTTGATTGTTTTCAAACGAATAATATCGATAAATACACGTATTTGGTTTTCTTTCTTCGATAGTTCGATATAGTTTTTTATCGGGATTCGTATTGATGATAATAGGGAAATATAATTTAGCCAGGCGTTCGAACAACAGGCTGCTTTCATCCTGATTTTCTTCGTAGAATTTACTGGCTCTCTGCCCTAAATCCTCGGGAGTGAATGTCGGAATTTCGTTATACCGCTGAGCAATGTAGCTCAACTGATCTTTTTTAGTTTCCTCAAAAAATATAGGCTCCGACCGCTGTTTTAATTTCGCTGCCAACTCTGTCGAAAATGCCTTATCGAAAGGCACCGGCAAACCATCCTGATTGCACATTAACAAACTTGGTCCCAGAAACAGGATGCATTGTTTTTTGATAATTGCCTCCGCTATAGCCGTTACCTGTCGTTTATGCGCATCCTTTAAACTGTCCAATAAATTAAGCAGGAACACATTATTTCCGCCCACTTCTTCCCGCGATGTAACGCAGCTCAGCAAGTCAATGGACTGTTCTTTATAGGGTACAATGCGCCGAAGGATAATATCCCAAACTTCATAGGCTGTTCCGATCATGGGAATATCCCCTACGGGCATATCAAGCGCTTTTACCAGTATCGCTTTCCAATCATTTGGTGTAGGATACAGGTTGCCCAAAGTCCTTGTTAGCTTGAATAAAAATCTGGGTGTCACAGCTTTAGTTTGATAACGTAATCAGTGCTTCGTTGATTCTGCGTGCGTCGATACCTTCGTTCCGGTAAACGGCCTGGCTTACGCCCGGCTCCTTAATCCAGCCACCGCTGTGATGAAGTGCCACAATTTGCCAGCTTGAATTGAAAACGGGTGAGCCCGACGAACCCGGAAGGGTGTCGGTTAAATATTGTACACGGGTATCATCGGCATACGTAACTATATTATGGTAGAGGGCAATTTGCTTGGGGCCCCCTGCCGGATGCTGGATAATATTAACAAAGTCGTCCTTTTGTGGGGGCGTGTTGCTAAAGGTCAACTGCCCATATTTAAGGTTCATATCGTCGGCTAACTTCACCAGTGTGTAGTCGAGCGAAACATCGGTTTTAAAATTCTTCGGACTGGCGTCCGGGCTGCATAGAACTTCCTCTGAAACAAGGTCCAGACCTGCCCAGTTTTTCTGAAAATTGAACTGAACTTTTGCGTTCCGCGCGGTCGCCATATCCGGAATGACATGATTGTTTGTAACGATGTAGTTATCCTGCACCAGAAAACCCGTACCCGCACCTTTGCCAATGTCAATTCGCACAACGGCCTGCGCACATTGCAGTCCCTTGTCCAGAAAGCTTATGGGTAAGAGCGTGTTGACGCTGGT contains:
- a CDS encoding SIR2 family protein, with product MGNLYPTPNDWKAILVKALDMPVGDIPMIGTAYEVWDIILRRIVPYKEQSIDLLSCVTSREEVGGNNVFLLNLLDSLKDAHKRQVTAIAEAIIKKQCILFLGPSLLMCNQDGLPVPFDKAFSTELAAKLKQRSEPIFFEETKKDQLSYIAQRYNEIPTFTPEDLGQRASKFYEENQDESSLLFERLAKLYFPIIINTNPDKKLYRTIEERKPNTCIYRYYSFENNQNLSSEAQPIMNYNEQSDLAEDQPKTLFYNLLGSFDAPGSLMLSESRLLKFMDKVLRERPAIDKKIKAEFDDQKYYLFLGFDIEQWYVKILFSTVFGLSRQEGRGFSIFPENMIVIPANQDFFEEEFKFYFITNDLAKFIGQVLEKYRELGGK
- a CDS encoding trypsin-like serine peptidase, yielding MPWNESLTALNYRLADLYYTKEDAYRIAKTADLSTGDIDFSGVMKTVWFNILNYANTIDRGAHNHELLISLLQTVTSSEERGKKDDFLKTILSNLIDGKTIIESPVTADANWQEQESPDHLEKLMTSVNTLLPISFLDKGLQCAQAVVRIDIGKGAGTGFLVQDNYIVTNNHVIPDMATARNAKVQFNFQKNWAGLDLVSEEVLCSPDASPKNFKTDVSLDYTLVKLADDMNLKYGQLTFSNTPPQKDDFVNIIQHPAGGPKQIALYHNIVTYADDTRVQYLTDTLPGSSGSPVFNSSWQIVALHHSGGWIKEPGVSQAVYRNEGIDARRINEALITLSN